From the Plectropomus leopardus isolate mb unplaced genomic scaffold, YSFRI_Pleo_2.0 unplaced_scaffold29396, whole genome shotgun sequence genome, the window AGTATATTATGGACGACatactgacttttttgtcaaaataatcattCTACAGTATGTCGTCCATAAGTATGTCGTATAGtacattgtgcaaaatatgagaaacaatgatactatagtatgtcgtcaaaaacagtataaaacagtcacactatagcatgtcatccaaaacagggtaaaaatgttaaactatagtatgttgttcaaaatagcagaaaaatgttatattatagaacactgtcaaaaataacattaaaaatgaatgtataaCTTGAAAAAATCATAATGTAGTATGTCAGAAAAAGTTACAGTACAGTATTTCATAAAATACATCATTCTATAATTTGCGTCACAAAATGACTTGGcacagtatgtcattaaaaagtctaTAATGTATCATGTGTCTTCAAAAGTTTTCAACTGTCTCTACTATTCAGTCAATTCATGACAGAATTCAGTGTATCAGCCATTTATACGTGACTTACATAAAACCGAATGGTTTCCCTTCACTCTCCAGTAAAATGGCAaagctggaggagctggaggaggtggATCTGAGTGGAAACATGCTGAAGACTGTGCCCACCACCATAATGAATTGCCGGCGAATGCACACACTCATCGCCCACTCCAACGCCATCGAGGTCTTTCCTGAGGTCATGCAGCTGATGGAGATGAAAGTAAGAGATTAGTAACACATCATATCTTCAGGCATCTTTGTGCACAGCTAGCTTGTGCTgtatgtggatgtgtgtgaggGCTTatgtctcttcctctgctgtcagtgtgtggATCTGAGCTGTAATGAGCTGAGTGAGATCACGCTGCCAGAGAATCTGCCTCCCAAGCTTCAGGAGCTCGACCTGACTGGAAACCCTCGTCTCAACCTGGACCATAAGACCCTCGAGCAGCTAAagtatgtcattattttgtctttatagGTCTTGCTTTAGTTACTGAGCAAAATGAGTGAAACAGAATCAGTAACTCATgcatctgttttgtgtttgctgtgtttcagtAATATCCGCTGCTTCCGTATCGATCCGCCCCCGACCTTTTCGTCGAGCGAGGCATCTGGTGGGCCTGCTGTGTGGAGTCATGGTTACACAGAGGCCTCGGGCGTCAAGAACAAGTGAGTTTAATTCAGTCAATGATGATAAAACAAACCGTCGTCATCATAGTTGTCCAGTGAAGCATCACTAATCCAAACCTCTTGAGAATGTGCATTGTTAAAGTCAGATGACTGAAACGAAGGAAATATTGAAGCAGTGCTTATTGAAAACAAATCATGCGCGCTCACATGCCAAAACATCTCTGTACGGACTAAATTGCCAATTCAACAGTTGAAATGTGCATGCTGAAAAAGACAGATTCAAGCAATTGCATGCATTGTTTCCACATTTCCATATAAGTGATGTTCATTGGGTATGTCTGCTGTGATGACGGAGGTTCTGCTGATCAGCCAAATGAATCACAGAAGGTATGAAAAGAAACCCACAGAAACCACGTGTGACGACTCTGGGGTCGTCACACATGATTATAAGTGAGTGTGATCAATATGCGAAAAAAGACGAGTTTTAGAGTACTCATTGTTTCCTCCCTGAGCGCGTGCCTCACTGACGTTatggtcttttttgttttcttttcagacTGTGTGTTGCAGCTCTTTCTGTAAACAGTTTCTGCGGGAGTCGTGAGGCTCTGTATGGTGTGTTTGACGGCGACAGGAACGTAGAGGTGCCCTACTTGTTACAGTGCACAATGAACGACGTGTTGGCGGAAGAACTACATAAGACCAAGAGTGAGGAGGACTACATGACCAACACCTTCCTCGTCATGCAACGGTGCATAACAACGGGCATTTTTAGTTTGAATTTACACGAACTGATATCTGCACAATTAACTGAATGtaactaaaacatttaaatatttaccccgtcctgtgtttctttttgcactGCAGAAAACTGGGAACAGCAGGGCAGAAACTGGGTGGTTCAGCAGCTCTGTGTCACATTCGCCATGACCCCACCGACCCCGGGGGCTGCTTCACCCTCACAGCTGCTAACGTGGGCAAGTGCCAGGCCATCCTGTGCCGAGATGGAAAGCCGCTGTCGCTGTCACTGCTTCAAAATGTGGGGCTGGAGGAGGAATACCACAGGATCAGGCAGCACAGGGCTATCATCACAGAGGTAGAGATCCTTGAAAGCATCTGGAATCCCTGCGGAGTACATcaatgtaaatattattttagcacactgcaaaaacactgtATCAATGTGTATGCTCTATTCCACAGGACAACAAGGTGAATGGCGTGACTGACTCTACCCGAATCATGGGCTACTCCTTCCTCTACCCATCCGTCATCCCTTGTCCCTACGTGCAGACAGTCACTCTCACACCCCAGGATGAGTTCTTCATTCTGGGTAGCAGGGGTCTATGGGATGCTGTGTCTCCCATCGAGGCTGTGGAGGCTGTTCGAAACGTCCCTGATGGCCTGGCAGCTGCTAAGAAGCTGTGCACGCTTGCACAAGGCTACGGCTGCACAGACAGCCTCAGCGCTGTTGTGGTCCAACTCAGTGTGAGCGAAgactgctgctcctgctgctgctctgagcCTCCCCAGCCTCCTCCTAGCCCCGGCTTGGGCCCCTATCCCCCGTCGTCCTCTGCCATCAAGGAGCGACCCTCAGACGGCTCCCTCCCTGTGCCGCCGTCCTCCTGCAGTGAAATCAGCAGTGAGATCAGTACCAGCGAGATGAGCAGCGAGGTGGGCTCCACAGCTTCATCTGACGAGCCACCGCAGAGCTCCTTGGTGCTGCTGCACGAGCAGCCCCATCATCCACATCTCCACCTGCACCATCAGGCCCACCCGCTGTCCCTACAGCACCAGCAGGCCCACGCAACCACCCAGCCCTGCCAGTACCTCTTCCCAGGTTCGGAGCTTCCCTCTGCCCGCAGCTGCTGTGCCCTACATCCTGCCTGCTTAGCGGGCTCCTTTCAGAGGCAGCTGTCTAGCGCCACCTTCTCCAGCGCCCTGTCTGACAACGGGTTGGACAGTGAGGACGAGGAGCCCATCGCTGGTGTTTTCTCTAACGGGAGCCGCGTGGAAGTAGAGGCGGATGTCCACTGCCTCAAAGCAGAGTCCTCCTCATCACCTCAAACATCATTACCCCCATCCTCCAGCCAGGAGCGAACCCTGCTGACGCTGCCCCCACCGCCTCCACCTCCATGCACCCCAGAGCCACTGGAGGAAGGAGTCGACATGAGTCTGGGTGAGGCTGAGAACGGGCTGGATAGAGATGAGTCCTGGCCGGGAGTCGGAGCAGGAGGTGGGGACGGAGGAAAGTTGGCAGGCAAGAGGAGGGTTAATGGGTCAGTGGCACGTCAGGAAAAGAGTCACAACCTCATTGAGGTGGCTGCTGATGCTCCCTCGAAAAAGTCCGGGGGTTACTTCACAGCTCCGGCCCAGCCTGACCCTGATGACCAGTTCATCATCCCGCctgagctggaggaggaggtaaAGGAAATCATGAAGCAGCATCAGCAGAAACAACAGAAGCCGTCTGGGAGCGATCAGCCCACGGACTACTACGACACCCCTCTCTGAACGACACCGCCACTGACTACAGCCTCATCTCCCTCCCAGCTGCAGCATGCACAGAAGCCTACTGTACCATCGACCTAACCAGTCGGATTTCCTAACAAATGGACAGTTTTCTCAAGAGGCTACAAAATGCACATGAAAAAGTTGTGTCCTAGTTTTTATAAACGGCCTTTGTCGCTCTGCACAGCCTCATCATTGAAGAACCATGCACTGTAATGTGATCCACCCATTTTTACCCAAGCAACTCATAGAATTAAACAAGCAAATGAGCCCTTTAATGATACTCTACCCTCTTGTACAGGCTGTGGACACAGCTCCTGGTGTCCATGGTCATGTCCTTCTCACAGACTGTGGAACGTTGTTTTTACATTAGACAACCAGCCGAGTATGTAATCAACACTAGTCTCTTTGCAATAGCATTAGCTCGCCACAACACTTGTTAATATGGATAACAATTccatggtttgtttgtttgttttgtaagaaCTTACCATATCTTTTAATGTGAAAGCAGTAAAGTTGCTGaaagaactttttaaaaacaaacaacacataatCTTTTTATTATCAGTGAACTATGTCGAATGGTACACCAGTAATACCACACTTAACTGTTGTAGATAGGGCACttaaaatactgtatttctTCAGTAAATCATGGCTCTTGGCCTGTAAAATGGCATAGAAATTTTTTGTAGAAATTTTAAATACTAACTCCTAGGAGTTGCATATTCTATATGGTGACTCAGTCACTTTTACTAATCTTCTCTGAGagaaatggtgatttttttttccaattattgTAAATAAGAGAAATGTTGTATACTGATGCTTTTAAAGGAACTACGTACCTGTATGTCGGTGAAGGTTTTAGTGGTGGGGAGGCGTGAGGTTCAACAAGAGTTTGCTGTTATGGAGGTGTCACCCCCCCCTTTCCCTTTTTATCTTACAACGTagacccccccacacacactcacacaaacagacacacacattcaaatgtATATGTGAAATTGCAGGTCGGAAACCCCCAACATTCCATGCAATATAACTACACAAATTTGCCATGGTTTGCTCCACTTTGTCTGATTGTGATGTCCTGTAGTCATCACTGTATCTAATGAACACTAATGGACAGATCTTTGCATGCAcacttgcatgcacacacctacatacacacacacacacacacacacacacacacacacacacacaaacatggacaCTTACAAGTAATATTAGTCCCACCTCCCTCCTACAGTAACTGTTATCACCGGCATGACTGTGTCAAGTTCAGtaatacaaacaaatatatcCACATGGAAAAGAGACAACACAGATGTTCCTGTCTTTGGtataataaattttaaatttgtgaataTATGTCATGCTGTcttgggtttgtttttatgattaatgtgcattttatgagaaaaaaattttTGTTAGACTTCAgaaatttcaaatttatttacagtaatattCTTTGTTTGCTCTAATGTTTTTACAATGAACGACCAGAAGGGGGCAGTCTCATATAATGGCATGATCTACGGTGTATGATTACCTTGAAACACAGGAGTTATGAGCCTAAAATCTATACATGGTTCCCATGGAGCCTGAAAacgtcttaaaaggcattgaattcattcatctaaaaaaaaaaaggctccaatttatattaaaattactcaaagtaatctttcaaaagtcagaaaaatgctcaaacatggaaagtaggattttatgattttttttttctgacattgcatagcaaaatctcaaaataattggcaacatttatttttaggtaaatAATGAACTAAATTTATCTCCTTAAAGTCATTATGGTGGAAATCAgggcacaaaacacaaaatcgcCAGTTAAACaggccaaaaaatgcaacatattttctgcttcagctggaaaacaaaataGATTATTATAATACAATACGTTCATTGTCTTTCATGTGTTACCCTCATGTGTAACACTGAATGAAGAAGATCTAACTTTTTcaccaaatgaaaaatgtcttgttttatgtaacataaacttttgggcaaaattgttcttcgattttggttattgtaaaatttgtctttaatttaattcCAAGTGGTGATATGAAACTGGTGAATCTAACTGGCCTTATACTGTAGGGAACCTGTCTATGAATGCCTGGTTTTcaagatatttatttaaaaaaattgaaataaaaaaacattattttttattttaaaatttcattttaaaaaaatattaactttttttttttacttggctCTGCTTGTCTGCAGCAGATTACGCTCTCCTACTACGGTCTCGTATGTGCGCCCATGTTTTCCATGACAACACTGTTGGCGTCACTGCGTTTCTTATACCTCTTCTTCACACAGATTACACTGACGGCTGTAACAACCAGCATCACTCCCAGTACAGACAAAGAAGAGGCGAGTGCAACAGTGGTTTTATCCTTGTTTGAGCCCTTGTGCTGACAGCTGTCCCCATAGTACCACCAGTCGTCACCCACCACACATCTGCAGAGCAAagatgagaaacaaaaacagacctgAAGATATTCCCAGCATTCATACAGATTATGTATAGGGTAATTAAAATTGGTGGAAGGTAAATATAAGAAGAACTTGGGACTAGATGAGGGAGAAAATGATTCACATTGAACTGATGTATGAGCATGTATTAGGCTACATCAACATCAAGATAGAGCTCTGCTCTGAGAAATTGAGCATATTCAGCAAACTGAAGGTTCTATCCAACTGAATGGatagaaacagacattttcagaaatatgtttatttgcttgcttgccaagagttagataaAAGGAGGCAGCAGTGTGAAGCAGGTGGAAACAGTAAAACATCACTGACTGTTCAGAGGTGACAAAAAGTTACTGAACTTGGCCGAGATATCATCccaacaagcaaaacaaatatCACACTGGCAGCTGATTCTATCTGCTGCACTGAAGGGGGCGTACTGAAGACACGTCTGATATTTGTTTGACTATACAATGGCTATGActgactttttcatgcttttgtgGGTGACATTCCACATTACGACTTTTTATGCTAATTTGAACATCGTAGTATAcgacaacattttttataattttttgggcCGACATGCTATGCAATGacctttttatgcttttttgcaagaaatactaaactatcacttttttatgctattttggaagacattttATATGATtgctttttaatgctgtttttgaggacaaactatactgacatttttttatgcctttttggacaacatgctatactgtgacattttcgTACTactttggaagacatactaaacataacttttttatgctattttggacgagaTATTATACCTTGActtttcaaatgcttttttagATGACAccctatactatgatatttgcATGCAATTTtagacaacatgctatactatgacttcttaatgctattttggacgacatactatactatcaaATTTTCACTCCATTCTGAACAACAATACTGTACTATGAGTTCTTCTGTTGTTTCcacaacatactatagtgtgaattttttatgctataa encodes:
- the LOC121938415 gene encoding PH domain leucine-rich repeat-containing protein phosphatase 1-like, whose protein sequence is KMAKLEELEEVDLSGNMLKTVPTTIMNCRRMHTLIAHSNAIEVFPEVMQLMEMKCVDLSCNELSEITLPENLPPKLQELDLTGNPRLNLDHKTLEQLNNIRCFRIDPPPTFSSSEASGGPAVWSHGYTEASGVKNKLCVAALSVNSFCGSREALYGVFDGDRNVEVPYLLQCTMNDVLAEELHKTKSEEDYMTNTFLVMQRKLGTAGQKLGGSAALCHIRHDPTDPGGCFTLTAANVGKCQAILCRDGKPLSLSLLQNVGLEEEYHRIRQHRAIITEDNKVNGVTDSTRIMGYSFLYPSVIPCPYVQTVTLTPQDEFFILGSRGLWDAVSPIEAVEAVRNVPDGLAAAKKLCTLAQGYGCTDSLSAVVVQLSVSEDCCSCCCSEPPQPPPSPGLGPYPPSSSAIKERPSDGSLPVPPSSCSEISSEISTSEMSSEVGSTASSDEPPQSSLVLLHEQPHHPHLHLHHQAHPLSLQHQQAHATTQPCQYLFPGSELPSARSCCALHPACLAGSFQRQLSSATFSSALSDNGLDSEDEEPIAGVFSNGSRVEVEADVHCLKAESSSSPQTSLPPSSSQERTLLTLPPPPPPPCTPEPLEEGVDMSLGEAENGLDRDESWPGVGAGGGDGGKLAGKRRVNGSVARQEKSHNLIEVAADAPSKKSGGYFTAPAQPDPDDQFIIPPELEEEVKEIMKQHQQKQQKPSGSDQPTDYYDTPL